The Larimichthys crocea isolate SSNF unplaced genomic scaffold, L_crocea_2.0 scaffold374, whole genome shotgun sequence genome has a segment encoding these proteins:
- the rcan1b gene encoding calcipressin-1 isoform X3: MHIKTTKCNRFCLVASVTNQEVFSRPEAQASFEALFRSFDPEVQFQYFKSFRRVRISFSDALAAAEARLRLHKTDFNGKEMRLYFAQSVHIGSPRLEPPKPDKQFLISPPASPPVGWEQSQDATPVINYDLLCAISKLGPGEKYELHTATPTTPSVVVHVCEDERGNSSAPDDSDQDDKPRPARPKIIQTRRPDYTPGVEQ; encoded by the exons ACCAAGTGTAACCGCTTCTGCCTGGTCGCCTCGGTGACCAACCAGGAAGTGTTCAGCCGTCCTGAGGCACAG gCCAGTTTTGAAGCCTTGTTCCGCTCATTCGACCCGGAGGTGCAGTTCCAGTACTTCAAGTCGTTCCGGCGGGTCAGGATCAGTTTCAGCGATGCTCTGGCTGCTGCCGAGGCGAGACTCCGACTCCACAAGACAGACTTCAACGGCAAAGAGATGAGACTGTACTTCGCCCAG tctgtcCACATAGGGAGTCCTCGTCTAGAGCCCCCGAAACCAGACAAGCAGTTCCTGATCTCGCCCCCCGCCTCCCCTCCAGTCGGCTGGGAACAGTCTCAGGACGCCACGCCGGTCATCAACTACGACCTGCTGTGTGCCATCTCTAAGCTGGGACCAG GAGAGAAGTATGAGCTCCACACGGCCACGCCCACCACCCCCAGCGTGGTCGTCCACGTCTGCGAGGATGAGCGAGGCAACAGCTCGGCCCCCGATGACAGCGACCAGGACGACAAGCCCCGCCCGGCCCGGCCGAAGATCATTCAGACGCGTCGCCCCGACTACACACCCGGAGTGGAGCAGTGA